From Oenococcus sicerae, the proteins below share one genomic window:
- a CDS encoding ABC transporter ATP-binding protein — protein MAEITLKKVSYQTKNNAILENIDFVVESGSWVTLAGPSGSGKSTILKLIADLISPTSGVVEFEGRNIQTIDPIDYRRQVSYAAQSAQLFGETVKDNLDFPYLIRKKEIDSDRQAAVLNDFDLSSDFLTHSILDISGGQRQRVGLARNFIFMPKVVLLDEVTTGLDSDSKKIVRQVIEKENKKGLTVIEVTHEIDDLKEAKQIYTLSNGQITKGVLHE, from the coding sequence ATGGCAGAGATTACGTTAAAAAAAGTCAGTTATCAGACAAAAAATAATGCGATTCTGGAAAATATTGATTTTGTGGTTGAATCAGGATCTTGGGTCACACTGGCCGGCCCTTCCGGGTCAGGAAAATCAACAATTTTAAAGTTGATCGCGGATTTGATCAGCCCAACTTCTGGTGTGGTCGAGTTTGAGGGACGAAATATCCAGACAATTGATCCGATTGATTATAGACGGCAAGTTAGTTATGCAGCCCAATCAGCCCAATTATTTGGTGAGACGGTCAAAGATAATCTGGATTTTCCTTATTTAATTAGAAAAAAAGAAATTGATTCTGATCGTCAAGCGGCTGTTTTAAATGATTTTGACTTATCTAGTGATTTCTTGACCCACTCAATTTTGGACATTTCTGGCGGTCAACGGCAGCGAGTTGGTTTGGCGAGGAATTTTATTTTTATGCCGAAGGTTGTTTTGTTGGATGAAGTAACGACTGGATTAGATAGCGACAGCAAGAAAATTGTACGGCAAGTGATTGAAAAAGAAAATAAAAAAGGGCTGACTGTGATCGAAGTGACGCATGAAATTGACGATCTAAAGGAAGCCAAACAGATTTATACACTATCGAATGGCCAGATCACAAAAGGAGTCTTGCATGAATAA
- a CDS encoding ABC transporter permease, with amino-acid sequence MNNLDISPTTLALVASLVAASLFISYKEKLGITKETLIAVTRAIVQLIVVGFVLQYIFDAKEWFLTSAMYLVIIFNAALNAGKRSTDLSRKDGFVISFVALIFSVSITMAILLLSHAIEFKAMQVVPISGMLANNTLAALGLVYRNMHQQYHDLHEQVIERLALGASIKDASYEIYRNALRMGMQPQIDTAKTLGIVSLPGMMSGLIFAGVSPVSAIKYQIMVTFMLFGSTGIGCLIATFLTYRQYFNDRAQLRDVTNK; translated from the coding sequence ATGAATAATCTGGATATTTCACCAACAACTTTGGCTCTTGTTGCTAGTTTGGTAGCTGCTTCACTTTTTATATCCTATAAAGAAAAGCTTGGCATTACTAAAGAAACCTTGATCGCAGTCACGCGTGCCATTGTACAGTTGATCGTGGTGGGCTTTGTTTTGCAATATATTTTCGATGCTAAAGAATGGTTTTTAACCTCAGCTATGTATCTGGTGATTATTTTTAATGCAGCGCTTAATGCCGGCAAACGGTCAACGGATCTTTCAAGGAAAGATGGCTTTGTGATCAGCTTCGTGGCGCTGATTTTTTCGGTATCGATCACGATGGCAATTTTATTGTTGAGCCATGCGATTGAATTTAAGGCGATGCAAGTTGTACCGATTTCTGGCATGTTGGCCAATAATACCTTAGCAGCTTTGGGCTTAGTTTATCGCAACATGCATCAGCAATATCATGATTTACACGAACAGGTGATCGAGCGTCTAGCGCTTGGTGCGTCGATCAAAGATGCTAGTTATGAAATTTACCGCAATGCTTTAAGAATGGGGATGCAGCCGCAAATAGATACAGCTAAAACCTTAGGGATCGTCAGTTTGCCAGGCATGATGTCCGGTTTGATTTTTGCTGGTGTATCGCCGGTTTCGGCAATTAAATATCAAATTATGGTGACTTTTATGTTGTTTGGGTCCACAGGTATCGGCTGCTTGATCGCTACTTTTTTGACTTATCGTCAATACTTCAATGATCGAGCTCAGTTAAGAGACGTCACTAACAAATAA